The sequence tttccccatctctgctgcaggagaggagacCTTGGGGCTATGGCAGGAGCTGTGCCCTAACCTGGAGGCTAACAGCCCTGCCTTCTCATTTCCCATTTGATTAGCTCTCTTTACATGAAAGATGCTAAAAATTTCTGACTATAGAATTAGGAAGAGTCACCTACTGCAGTAGACTTCACCAGGAACCCAGTAAGCTATGCTGGGCTTTCTCCCACCATTGCTGACTGCCAGCACCTACTGGTGCTCTCAGGccagtttatttttaagcaggacaaactttttggttttcatattattttttttaatatcattttgtATAAAATGCTCTAGGCCATACAGTCTTCTAAAAACTAACCAGGTCCAAACCCCTTGTTACCTGTGTAACAAAATCCCATACCCCAACACACAGAGGAATCAGTCTGTACAAAATTATTGCTGTTCCAAGAGAGGAAACCTTGCTGAGGGGCTCCCAGGTTGCCCGTGGCTTCAGTGGGTGCTCTACTTGGAGGCTGGCTCATATGAAATACATGCCCATGGGGATGCTATAAAGTAGAACacctctgggaaacctgtcctggggcagcaggaggctgtgggagctgcaggcacTCATGTGTGAAAGGATCCCTAGGGAGGAGGGGTTTCCCTGCCTTTGTGTCCTGAGATAACTGCTCCTGAACAGCTGCTCTGACTGACGCAGGGCGTCGTGGCCTGGCACAACAGGCTGCTGGTGAccaagagggagaaaaaacatttttctcagcCCAGCTGAGATCAAAAACTTCATTCTTGGGATTGTGCTGGAGGCCCCATGCCTCCTTctggggctggtggcaccttGCCCTCAGCAGCCCTGATGCCAATAGCAGGTCTGAGACCTGGGGCGGCTGCTGAAAGCTGACCTGCTGTGCCTTGGCAGGGCTGAAGGATCATCTCCAGTGTCAAGACTGGTGTGCCAGTCCCAGTCACGACCATGTTCGACACACGCTCAGAGCAGCTTTCCCAGGAACGTGGCACGGGAGGACAAAGTGCACCAATCCCTGGTGAACGCCCTGTTGGGACCTGGCCCCAGCCCGGCTGCATCGCTGCCAGTGCATCGCTCTGCCGGCTGCCCTCGCAAAAACCCAACACgtgtttgcttctttcttctaAAACACCATGTCCACTGCAGAGGTGGCTTTGTTCTCTGACACAGACGCCTTCAGGCCACTTAGCCTGTGAGCGTTTGCAAAGGTGGGTGGCCAGAAGGTCCTTCCTGGGCTCAGGAGACCCCAGGCGAGAGCCCAGTGCCACCCTACGCTCACTTCTTCTGCACCTTGCTGCTGTGACCCATGTGTACACTGGGCGACCAGCCAGTCCTGGGACCCCCAGCTTGccccagggaggggaagaaggatgttggagagccctggggctgctgcaagATGGGGCTGCGGGTacgggcagggcagggaggagcgtCCGCAGCAGCCTGGCACTGTGAGTGCCGTCCCAGCGCATGTCCCTGTCACTTGCTGTCACCTTCTGGTCCCTGGCAGTAGTAGGAGTGGAAAAGCCGCTCGTGGGCGCAGACCCTCATGGCCCCGTGCGTGTGTAGCAGCAGCCGTGGGAAGCGGGAGGTGAAGTACTGCACAAAGCCGTCGGGGACGGAGCCCAGGGCCGCCCGGACGTCGGCCGGCAGCTCGTGGTAGTGATGCTTctgcaggagagaggcagaggtGAGCGGGAAGCATGGGTCTTGGGGTCACAGGGGAGCCGGGGCAGCCATACCTTATTCCTCATGGCCCGCAGGAGGTCGCGCACCGAGGCCCCCTTGTAGGTGCGGAACTTCCTCAGGtctgggaagagcaggagagatGCTGAGCGAGGCGGGATGCAGACGGGGCgaggggctgccgcagccccccATGGTCCCAGCGTCGCCCCAAGCCCCAGCGAGCACCGCAGCCTGCGGCAAACCGGggcactgctctgctctgcccgCTCAAGGAAGGGCCGGCACCTTTACCCGCACTGGTTTTCGGCTCCTGAGCATGGGCAGGTGCCTCCTGCCCAGTAAAGGGCACTGGACCCGGGAGCCCCATTCCCTGCCCGGTTCTGCTCAGGCTGCAGCGGCGAGCACGGCCCCCCGCACGCTCACCTGTCTGCAGCGGGAGGGAGATGTGCATCCTCCAGTTGGTCCTCACCACCGACCGTCCCCCCGCCTCCAGGGCCGAGACGATGGGCCCCTCCGCAGGCTCCTTCTCGATGCGGTCGCTGACGTCCTGCGTGCCCAAGAGTGGGGACAGGGGGGTATGGCACTGCCCTCACCCCACACCACCCATCCAGCGCCAGGGAACAAAGCCAGCACCAAGAGGGGATGAAGTGGGTTTGGCCCAGATCCTAGACCCAGGCACCCCTTGCAAAAGTAGCTCAAAAAGAGCAACACTGACCTAAACATGGCTGTTTCCAGAACTTGTTTTTCCGAGCACACCCACACACACTGCCCGGTGGTACAGTATGCGCTCACCTGGAAGAactgcagctgcttctcctgACTCCAGAAAAAAGGGTGCACAAGGACCACGGAGGCTGAGGGTCGGTGCTGGGGCTCAGGGTTGATCATTGCCACAATCAGCTCTCTCGCAACAAGCTTGTCTGGTAGGCAAAGCAACAGAATGGAGAAACAACCTTCCCCCGAGAAGGATCAGGAGCTGCACCCCTCAGCTCAGGGCTTTCCCCGTGGGGACGTTGCCCTTGGGGAAGGGTCTCACCATGAACTTCTTCCTGCAGGCAGCTCAGCTGGTAAGAGCCTGACAAGATGTTGGCCTGCCGCCGCAAGCTGTCCCCAAACGGGTGCTGCCCTCCTGACACCACGTAGTAGAAGATGCAGCCGGCTGAGAAGATGTCCACGGCGCAGGTCTGCAAAACACGAGGGGGGAGATGGCGGCCTCACAGCAAAAGGTGAGGAAAGCTTCCGCCTCCCcacttttccattcttttatgGGAAAGCTTGGTCATTTGCTAGAGAGCTGCAGGAAAATGCATCGCACCAGGGCTcctggctgccctgcttcctggAGTCAGCGCAGCGCCCAGCACATCGGGTCCTTATCAGGGAAAGGTTTTCAGAGGCACAGACAGAAGTCAGGACTTCACAGCCAGAAGGACACGTCAGGGCTGCTGGTGTCTCACCCAGCTGCGCAAACTGAGCCTGGTACAAGGTTATATGGAGCACGTTGCCAGCACCAGTACGTGCCCTGCCAGGGACCAGAACAGCAACCAACAGGAACAGGATTCCCTGGGCTAAAGGGATGAGCAGAAGCATAACCTTTGCGGCAAGCCATGACCCCCTCCAACCTCTCCAGCCTGAATTTCCAAGGACTGGAGCCAGGTGAGATGCCCTGTGGTGAGcacagctgggcagtgtccccgTGAGGGCTGACTAGGAAGTCCTCGTGAGGAGCACTGGTGCTCTGCATCTGGGCTGACTTGGGCTCTCGGAGCTTTTGTCTTAATtgtgctgctgccagcacgggGGACTCTGCTACGACGGGCCAAAGGAGCAGCCTGAGTGGGGAAGGCATCCATAGCTCACTGACGGGGTTCTCCTTCGGGGCCTCCTGCAGAACCTCGGGCGCGATCCAGCCCTCGGTGCCAGGGATGCCGGAGCGGAGGCTGAAGCTCTGTCGTCCCCCCTGAAGCTTCTTGCAGAGGCCAAAATCAGAGATGACCGCTCGGATCTGCCCATGGCGATTCGGGACGGAGATGAGGATGTTACAGGGCTTCAGGTCACGATGGACTGGAAGAGAGAGTGCAGGGTGTCACCTGCCAACACGCAGCAGGGCCGgtgctgctgccaggagcagggctctgTCTGCCCCCCCGCACTCTGCCGACCATGGCAGCTGCCGCCCGAAGCCCACCACCTCGGCTGAGGACGGGACCAAGCTGCCCCCCTGCTCGCTGCCCTCTTACCGATGCTGAGGGAGTGGAGGTGGGCCAGCCCGGACATGGTCTGACGCAGCAGAGACACCGGGTCCAGGCTGCGACGATCGAAGCTGGGGCTTTCCACATACTGGAATCACACAGAGGTACAGAGAGATGATGAAGCCTGATTTCCTGGGCAACCAAGTCAAGGCTTGCTGTGAGAGAGACTTCTCACTAGGCTGACAAAGGTGGAAGGAGATGAGCCCATGCGGAGGGCATTCGTGCCCAAGGCTTGCCATTTCCAGTTCTGCCAGTTGCTATCTATTCCCTCTGCAAGCAAACCGCCCTCGCTTTGTGTCCTTGAAACCTCCACAGCTTCAGCAACACTCATGCTTTACGGAGTGCTAAGAGGATGCTTCTCCTCCCCCATGCCGAGTCTCTTCCCAGCATGTGAACAACTGCCCGGACTGAAGCCAAGGCTCggagctgccctgctccctcccgaGGGGGGAAACTGGCAGCAGAGCAAGGGCAGGGGCTGGACACGGGAGCAGTGCTGCCGCCGGCTGCTCTGCCTCTCCAAAGCACCTCACAGCCTTCCCGTGCCTGATCCAACCCCTGTTCCCTCTGACCACTGGGAAGCAGGATCGGAGCAGGGCTGTATGCCCGTGGCCAGGCGGGAGCCCCAAAGAGCGCTCTGAACCCAGGAGCCACTGGCTACCAACTCTCGGGCATGCACAGTGCTCTGCTCCCACCGGAGCACTGCAGGacctccccagcagcacagacGAAACCCCTGGGGACCGACCTGCAAacacggggatggggacatccAGGATTGACCCACAGCCCCCCTCATGTGGCCACCCCCTTATCCCAGGACCAGGCTCACCTCCTGCAGCGTGGCAGAGCAGAGCTCGATGGCGATGTAGTGGAACTGCTTGTCCTTCTCGGTGCAGAAGTAGCGGACGACGTGGGGGTGCTCGTCCGACTCCCGGAGCAGCTGGACCTCGCGGTCCACGAGATGGAAACACTCGGGCAGGAGGCGCTTCACAGCCACGTTCCGGCCATCAAACTGTCCCCTGCACAGAGTCGATGGTGGTGTCCATGCATGGCCCTCCCCAGCCAGAGCAGAGCCCAGCGCTGCAGAtgcacagcccagccaggctcTGGCTGATGCTGGAAACTTGCCCCTCAGGGTCCTCAGCATGGGTCACCTTGAAGTGACTCCCAAAAGACTTGTCAAAGCCATGGAGAGGCAGAAATCTCTCCAGCGAGCTGCAAACTGGGGGCTCAGGCTCCCCTTTTTGTAGGAAAATAATCTCCCTCGCTTTTTGCTGTGCCTAGTCCTGGGGAAAGGGGCTCTGCCAGAGCCAGGGGAACCTCCCGAGGGACCAGACCTGCCGCTGCTGAGGGCTGCCTGGAGcaggcacagcccagctgcctgacAGCCCGCtgcgggcaggaggggaaggggaacacagcGCGGTGGTGTGATGGGGAGACCTGCACTGCGAACATGGCATCTGGTTACCAAAGGCCCCGAGCCCAGCTCTCCAGATGGGTTTGATGAGGACCATGAGAAGGGGAAGGTGCCAACCCATTCTCAAAGGCCCCATAACCAGCAGCCACCACCCAGGGAAGGAGATGCTTTGGTGCTGTACAAGGTGGCTCCCAAGGAGAATGAGAGGAATGAGGGCAAGCACCCCGGGGTGCCACCCACCTGAAGACAAAGGTTCCTCCAGCTCCATGGCCCAGCACATCCTTGGGATTAAAAGAAACTTTCCCAACTGCAATCACATCTGGTTCTGCAtctgcaggggaaggggaagacagCCATCCTTCAACCTATGAGCCTTAGTCCTACATGAAGAACATCCAATTCTTTAATCACTTGTCCGTTTCTTTGGCCCTACAACTCTCGCAATGGCTTTTGTAGCCCATGCTTATCCAGCAGCACGTCTTGCACCTCCTCCCATCTCAGCTGGGCTGCAGTTCTCACATCTGTGGggcatctctgctcctgctttggGGGACAACATCTACAGAGCGAGCAAGCCCCTCACACCTTGCCCATTCCCACCTGCACACACCTTCAGCGGCCGCTGGGACAGCCGGATCCGGGCTGACCATCCCATTAGCCGAGTCCTTCAGGTGAGCCGAGGGGCTGGAGCTCTGTGAGAGCTGAGATGCGCTTCTCCGTCTcagccccggctccccaggctctgcaggaaCACCCTCTCCGGAGACGCGGCCTGggagcagcatctcctgctgctgctgcaggagctgaatctgcttctccagctgctgctgctgcactgcatgctgcttctgcagtttctGGAACACAAACCACAGGAGCGCTCAGCTCCTGCGCCCAGAGCAGAGCCGGGGCATTGCCAGGGCTCGGCACAAGCCACATGCACCGTCTGTCCCCTGCCCAGCTGGCAGAATGCCGCGTACCACCTCGGCTCATTATGTGTCTACAAGACAGCGTGGGAGCTGCGTGGCTTATCGCCCCCACGGCACCGCTGCTCGTACCACAAGGACGAGAGAAAAGGGAGTTGCTGGCCCTTCAGAAGCAGCGTTTCTGCGGCAGGCAGCGGGCTCCTCCAGCGGCCACCACTCACCGTGAGCAGGAGGAACAGGACTCCTCCACCCAGCAGGGCCGTGCCGACGCCAGCCATCACCAGGTCCCAGGTGCCGGTCTCGGGGTACACCTCCGCCTGCTCCCTCGGTGCGGGGTCCGGCTGGAATGGGCCCTCGCTGCGGACAGCCGGCTCCTCCGGGCTGCTCGGGGCCAGAAACTGCAACACATGCCCGGGGATGGGTGACACCAGAGGGATGGACCGCTGGGGCACTCAGGTTTGGGACCCCTCCCCACTACAGGCCTACATGTAGGACCCTGTCCTTGCGCTACCCCACACTGGGTACCCACCACGCCGCCCCAGACAGCCCAGACCCTTCAGTGTCCCAGCACTGCCCAAGGTTCTCCCCAGTGCAGAGCTGGGACCCAGCAGAGCTCCGCCACTCACGTCGTCAAACACGGTCCTGGCACGAGGAGCCCTGGGGATGATGGTTTCCGTTGTCTTCCTCAGGTTCTCGGGGAAGGCTCGCAGCATCGTAGTGTGGACCACGGGAGGCAGTTCGTGGTGCCCtgtggtgggaggagaacagaGACAACCATTAGCTGGTCTCTGGTCACAGCATCATCCTCAGCACCAATGTGGGCTTGCCGGACAGCTTTGGCTCTTCAGAATGGGTATCTCTTCCCATGGGAGGCACAAAAACCATCACAGTTACAACCTGCCAGCTCTGTCCCCGGAGAGGGgacctggagcagcagcagccaggggagAAAGGCAGAGGACAAGGTCCCCTGCTCTCAGCACACAGCGGGGGGCCTGACCCTGCTCCTTTGTGCCTCCCCTGCCACGACCTGGAGACACCACcctcatttcacagaatcacagaatcacagcatggcaggggttggaagggacctctggagatcatctagtccaacccctgccagagcagggtcacccagagcaggtggcatgggaacacatccaggcggggttggaatgtctccagagatggagactccaacacctctctgggcagcctgtgccagggctctgccaccctcagggtaaagaagttcctcctcatgttgaggtggaacttcctatggtcaagtttgtgcctgttacctcttgtcctgtcaccgggcaccactgaaaagagcctggccccatcctcctgacacccaccctttaagcatttataagcgttgataagatccccccttagtCATCTTTTTCCAGACtcaagagacccaaatccttccaTTTCCAAACACGCCAACACAGCCATCTCACCTGTGACAGTGATCACAGAGCAGGCTAATTAACGCAGCGTCTGTGTGCAGGGCTAGTGCACAATGGCACACTCACCAGCACGGGCAATTGTGAGCCCCGCTTCAAAGggcccctgccccccgccccaacGCAGGCAGCCCCTCCTGGGCAGGGGACAAGGATGGCCTGCAACCAGCCCCAAGCCAGAGTCACCGCAGTCCCCGAGGGTGAGTCACAGCCTGGGCCCCATGTGCCCCAGTGAACGAAGCAGGTTGGGCTGCCACCCCAAAACACACCAGCAGCTCGGGCTGCCCCTCCCTGGGGCACTCTCCAGGAGCAAGGACGCAGGGAAAGGCCATGCCCCTTGTGGGTCCGCACCTATGAGGAGCCACTGGTTGTGGAGTGAGGTGATGCTGCCCTGAGGGTACTTGACGTTGGTGCTGGGCGTGATCTCACACTCTCCCGACTCTCTCATGGTCACATCATCTGTGGTGGGGCCGTCGATCCTGGCCAGCGTGATGCCCTGCGGCTGGGGATCCGACAGCTCATGGAGAACCACGCAGGCGGGACATGCGCCTGCCACGGCTCAGCCCAAAAGGGGACAGCAGGGAGACTCACCACCAGAGCCACGCTGCCATGGACCAGGGAGGTCAAGGCGTAGAAGCTGGCCGCATACTTCCCCACGTAGAGCGCTGGCCTGCAAGGCAGGGACAAGCATCAGCCTTCTATCTGTCACGGATCAGAGTGGCTGAGCACAAGCAACCCAAATGCCACCGGCTGCCACAGAACAGGAACCACCTACAGCAGCTGGGTCTTGGTGGCGGCGAAGTCTTTCACAGACTGGTAGCTCCACTTGAGGAGGTGGATGTCCTGCGAGTGAAAGGTCAGGTAGCGCAGGGTCTCCATGGCCAGGTTGAGGTGGGGGATGCGGCGGAGGCTGTCCTGGTGCCACACGTAGATGCCGACCACGGGCGAGCCATAGTTCTGCGCCCACAGGACCTCCCCACTCTCCTTGTCCAGCGTCACCACCAGCCCGTCCCCGCTCGAGGCGAAGTGTGCCATTTCTAGGCAGAGTCAGAGGGAGGGGACGATGCAGCAGTGCTGGCCATGGGGCTttgtccccctctgccccccctcgGTCCTGCCACCAGCCGTGGGCTGTTGCCTGCTGCTCAGCTCCCATGAGAGCTGCTGCAGTAGCTGTTATTCCCGGCAATCAGCACAGCCGAGACCTGCCGTCCATGGCAGCATCTCCCTGGCGTGGAATCCCACTGCAAGCAGGGCGCCGGGGCAGCTGGCTCCTGCGGTGGCCACTCACTGTAGTGGTAGGACTCCTCGCAGAGCGGCGCCGAGTAGTCGGAGAAGGTGGCGTTCCAGCGCAGCTCCCGCGACTTGGTGTCGTACATGGTGATGACGTACTCTGGGGATGAGGGCACGGCATGAGGGCActgcccagcaccctgctcctgGGACTAGAGGGATGAACGGGGAGCAGGACTGGCTTACGGGTACGGCCGATGTAGAGCAGGGGACTTGATGGGCACAGACCATCCCAGGCCTCTGTTGAGAGAGTGGTCTGCTTCTCTCCTGACTTGGGGTCCACGATGAACCAGGTGTCCTGCTTCTTCCCTgagaatgaaaatacattttccacaAGTCTccgcagccccaggagccactcaacaggctgcctcctgcccctccccTCCACGGACATGTTCCCGGGAGGTCGCCAtgcagcttctcctcctccccctgccccaggttCAGCGGAGCGGCCGGGCTCGGCATACCGGTGTAGAGCACGCCGTCCGAACTGCGGCATGGCGAGGACTGGACCAGCTCCGGGATGGTGAACGGGAGTTTCTGTAACACAGACGGCAGAGTGGATGCGGGGCCAGAGAAACACCTCCCCGAGCGGCAGCATTCCTGCCTGCACaagcagggtgggaaggagagatCCTCCGGGacagccccctcctcctcgccTGCATTCCCTCCTCAACCCCAAAGCAGGACAGTGGGGAAGGAAAGGCTCCCAGCTGTATTTGCCCCACACCCACTTTGCTGACATCTTCCAGGTGCCAAGGACAAGCTGGAGCAACCAAAGGCCCCAGGCTCGCACTGTCCCGCAGGTTCACCTCGTCCCCCAGCCCAGTGAACCCCCCGGCATGTGGGCAGGCAGGATGCACGCAGCCCGTGGCCCCACTGACCATCAAgccttctttgttttttcctcccaggaTATACAGGCTGCCATCATTGGGGTCTGGAAGGAACGCTGGtctggaaaggaggagagagaaggatgaaACATGAACTGTCCCCCACGCCAAGGGCTAAAAAGGAGCTGCACTTAAGAAACCCCTTCAGCATTCTGCTCCAGGGTGACTCACTACGGGGCTTGAGTTTTCCTGGAAACCTCCAGCACTGGATTTGGTAGGAGATGACCTCCCGCTCTGGGTCAGCACCATAACTCTGTGCAGCTGCCCTTCGCCTACCAGCcacgctccccccccgccccaggggaGCTCCCTCCTGTCCTGCCTTCCCCCTGTGCTTTCCGGGTGTATTTTCCTCAATTTCTCTCCTACACTTcagtgggtggtggtggtgctgagAGCTCCTGGGCTCCCTGTAGGAAGGCTACAATTCACCAGCAGGGAGCAGCTATTCCTCATCATCCTGCACGAAGCGCTAGCACCGAGGGTAGGTTTAAGGCAAGGCAATGGCATGGGCTGGGGAGGGTCATTTCTCCCAGGTTCCCCTTTCCTGCTGTGAATCCGCTGGTTCACCGGGGCCGTCGTGCACCTCCCAAAGGCTCCTGCCCAACCCGCAGGctgcctgccctgcacagggGACCCTGCCCGCGGGGGGGTGACACTCACTCTGCCACATAAACCGGCACCTGCAGAATAGGATCTGAAAAAGAGAGCGAAACGCAGACGTCAGTGGCCTCTCCCTGCGAGCGGGGACAACGTGGCAGTGTTTACCAAGCGCAGCCGTGCCCAGGTCCGCAGCCTATTTGCATTTCAGACCCAGAATAGGCACCGCCGGCAGCGGGGGGTCTGTCCCCCTCAAGATGTGCATGGCTATGCCTGGGGCTGGACCTGCAGCTGGCAGCGTCCCCCAGCGCTGGAGGAACTGGCAGCCCAGAGCCAGGCTTGGGGGGGTGCATCCCCAAACCCCGGCTAGTGACAAGCCCGGGGAGCCAGGCTGTGAGCGAGCACCCCCCGGGGTCGTTACTCACCATCCTTCAGGGTCCACTTGATGTCACCTGTGCTCTTACTCACTGCATGGAGGTTTCCATCCAGAGTGGATATGAAGAGCAGTGTTTCTGGGACAGTCACAGCACCGCCTTTGAGGCACTACGGACAGAAACACTGTCCTCAGAGAGCAGGGCCAGGCTTGGGAACGAGCCCCCGCGGCCCAGGCTGTCTCACACAGCTCAGCAGCCCCCCCACACCCAGCACGTCGCAGCAGCAGACCGCAGGGAAGAGCCCCAGAGTCCCTTCTGGTCCCCGGCAAGGCAAGGCTGGgaaggaaaatacattatttccttGCACCAGCATATTAAATCTGCTTGTTGctccagctccacctgcacaggaCACCGCAGAATCGCTAACGGTACTTCGTAAGTGCTGTGTTTTACAGATCCATGTAAGGATCCAAGGCAGCTGCACTCGCAGCGAGTGGCACTTGGTGCCACGGTGGCACTGAATGGCAGTGAGTGGCCATGGCAGCCTGTGTCACCCGTGGTCCCTGGCTCCTGCAGCACAGGTCACGTCCCACCGGCCGcagcctttcccctcctctcccctggaGCCAGCGTTCCCGCCGGTGGGGatgagcagcagcacaggctgttcCCGGCCACAACTCCGAGATGCCTTCCTAAAGGTGACACAAACAGCCCACCGGCTCCTGCCAGAAACAAACCAGTTGGGTGACTTTTCATGCCAGAAATGCAATGAATTGCTCACGCAGGCCTTCAAAGCGCCAGATTTCAGCTACCCTGACGTGCAGGGAGTAATTGCACATTCAcgctggggagaggagctgctgcttcCGTGTACGGCATCCGTACAGCCAGGGCCAGCT is a genomic window of Rissa tridactyla isolate bRisTri1 chromosome 8, bRisTri1.patW.cur.20221130, whole genome shotgun sequence containing:
- the ERN2 gene encoding serine/threonine-protein kinase/endoribonuclease IRE2, which codes for MGGPAAPLLCPGLLRGLLPALPLLLLLLPAQCLKGGAVTVPETLLFISTLDGNLHAVSKSTGDIKWTLKDDPILQVPVYVAEPAFLPDPNDGSLYILGGKNKEGLMKLPFTIPELVQSSPCRSSDGVLYTGKKQDTWFIVDPKSGEKQTTLSTEAWDGLCPSSPLLYIGRTQYVITMYDTKSRELRWNATFSDYSAPLCEESYHYKMAHFASSGDGLVVTLDKESGEVLWAQNYGSPVVGIYVWHQDSLRRIPHLNLAMETLRYLTFHSQDIHLLKWSYQSVKDFAATKTQLLPALYVGKYAASFYALTSLVHGSVALVPQGITLARIDGPTTDDVTMRESGECEITPSTNVKYPQGSITSLHNQWLLIGHHELPPVVHTTMLRAFPENLRKTTETIIPRAPRARTVFDDFLAPSSPEEPAVRSEGPFQPDPAPREQAEVYPETGTWDLVMAGVGTALLGGGVLFLLLTKLQKQHAVQQQQLEKQIQLLQQQQEMLLPGRVSGEGVPAEPGEPGLRRRSASQLSQSSSPSAHLKDSANGMVSPDPAVPAAAEDAEPDVIAVGKVSFNPKDVLGHGAGGTFVFRGQFDGRNVAVKRLLPECFHLVDREVQLLRESDEHPHVVRYFCTEKDKQFHYIAIELCSATLQEYVESPSFDRRSLDPVSLLRQTMSGLAHLHSLSIVHRDLKPCNILISVPNRHGQIRAVISDFGLCKKLQGGRQSFSLRSGIPGTEGWIAPEVLQEAPKENPTCAVDIFSAGCIFYYVVSGGQHPFGDSLRRQANILSGSYQLSCLQEEVHDKLVARELIVAMINPEPQHRPSASVVLVHPFFWSQEKQLQFFQDVSDRIEKEPAEGPIVSALEAGGRSVVRTNWRMHISLPLQTDLRKFRTYKGASVRDLLRAMRNKKHHYHELPADVRAALGSVPDGFVQYFTSRFPRLLLHTHGAMRVCAHERLFHSYYCQGPEGDSK